Part of the Brassica oleracea var. oleracea cultivar TO1000 chromosome C8, BOL, whole genome shotgun sequence genome is shown below.
TGTAATACTATACCTCCATATGTTAAATATTTAAATATTTGTCGATGTTAACTTTTAAAATTATAAAGATTTTTTTTAAAATAACAAAAATCATACTATCTAACGATGATTAATTTTTACTGCCCTAAACCAATGAAAACAAATTTTAAACTATATAGTTTTTTAAAAAATTAAACAAAAACTAAATGCTTAATTATTTACTCGATAATATAAATCTATGAAGCGAAAAGTTTAATTTTTAAAAAACTTTATAAATTTGTGAAATGTTGCAATATATTTGAATATGATAATAAAGTAATATTTTACTAATCTTTACAATATAGTTATGATTTTAATAATGAAATAATAATCTGAAAATATATATATATAGAAGAAGATACAAATACATGTGAAAGTTTAAAACAATCTATTCAACGAAAAAAATATATCGTAAACTTATTATGTTTTAAAAATTGATAGACACATATATTATAATATATACCAATTTAGAATTGAAAACAAAATATTTATATAAAAATAAATGAAAACAAAAATCTGCGCGGTTGCGCGGATCGAAATCTAATGATGATGTTATAGTAATAATAATGATGATGTTGACATGATTATGGTGGTGAAGTTATAGCGACGATGATGATAATGGTATAACGGTACCAATTCATTAAGTTCAAAATTAACTCATATGGTGCTAATGTGTATGTTTTATTGAATTTTTGTCACTTTTTCACTCAATTTTTTTTTTTGGGTTTAGTTATGTAAACCATTGATATATATATACCTTTAACGTAAGCATTGATATAAAATGATATTCTCTGTTTTATAATATAAGTAGTTTTATCAAAAAAAAATTGTTTCACAATATAAGTAGTTTTAACTTTTCAATGAAACTTTTATATTTATTATATATTGTATGACTAATTAAATTATGTATTTTTTTATAATTGGTTGAAATTATATATTAAATGTTATTTTTTAATAAGTAACCACTTTCTTAATATTGATTATTTTAGCTTAAAACTATTTACAATTTGAAACTACAAAATAGATAAGATTTCATAAATAATTGACTCTTTTAATAGGTATTTACATTTTTTTATGCGCATTACTCGAGGCTTATAAAGTTATAATACACCAATATGCATGTATATAGGCTCATAGCTTTACGATTCATTCGCTCTCTCTCAACTCTTTCATCTCCCCTCAGAATCTTCTTACGAGAAAACAGCCACGCAGCAAAGAAGGTAAGACGATGTTCACGTTGGAGAGCTCCGACGGTTTCTTATTTGTGGTTGACGAAGCGGTCGTACTTCAATCAGTGATACTGTCGCCTATGGTTCAAGATTGCGCCAGTCGTGAATACCCGATCACCAACGTCACAGGCAAAATCCTCAAGTTAGTGATTGAATACTGCAAGAATCACGTCGTCGTCGACGGTGGCGATTCTTCTTCCTCCTCCAGTGATGCTCTCAAGAAGTGGGACGATAAGTTCATCACGCAAATGGATCTGTCCACGGTCTACGATCTCCTCATGGCTGCGAACTACCTAAACATCAAAGGTCTTTTTGATCTCGCTTGCCAGAGAGTCGCTGACGTGATCGCTGCATGCAAAGACCATAAGGAGATTCGTGCAATGTTCGGCCTCGTGAACGACTTCACAGCAGAGGAGGAAGCAGAGGTTCTCAAGGAGAACGAGTGGGCTTTTGATTGATGAATGAATGAGCGGGTTAATCTAAACCCCTAGCTACTCTTTTCTTTTCGAATCTTTGAGTTTACGGATCTTTAGATCGATAATAGTTGAACATGGCTTTCTTGTTTTTGATTTTGATAATATCAACAGTGTTCTTGATCGATATTAGATGAACAGAAAGTCTTATAAAGCAAGTTGTTGTTGATCGTATGAGTTTATGCTTTCTGAATTGGGTTTCAAAGTCTCGGACTATAGTAGAATCGTTCTGTTATGGTTTACTCTGTTCTCTCCTTGATGACTTACTCTGTTCTCTCAATATCGTTTATTCTGTTCTATCAACTCAACTTGGTTTATGGTTTACTCTGTTCTCTCAATAAGGCATACTCTCTTCTCTCCGTATGTTTTACTCTGTTCCCTCCATATAGTTTACTCTGTTTTATCCATATGGTTTACTCTGTTCTACTACAAGCGCTCATAGTGTCATTCTTTTGAGATTCCATTAGATTATAGATGCATTGATTTTTGATGAAACTGTTTGTAGTTATACCACTACTAGTCTGTAAGGTGAACCTTTAGCTTCTGTTTTCTCGTTAAGTTTTTTCTAAAACTTTAATAATCAGATGTGAAAACTAGATCTTATGGTTTGTGGTTAATCCTCCAGCAGTTGAATCACTCTGTGCTCACTTCATCTTTCAGGCACCTTTAAGGAAGAGACTGGATCTGTCTGCATGGAATCAAAGAAGCTAGAGATGGGCTCGAGAGATTTAATCAGCTGTCTCCCTCGAGAGGTTCTGGTAGAGATCTTGTCCTTACTTCCAACCAAACTTGCTGCTTCAACCTCTCTTCTCTCGAAAAAGTGGAGGTATCTGTTTGCACTGGTTCACAGTCTTGATTTCGATGATACTGTCTTGCTGCAACCGCCGCCAGAAGAAGGGAGGGAAGAACTCAAGGAGAGCTTCAGAAACTTTGTGGACAGAAGACTCGCTTTGCAATGCGGTTGTGGTTCTCGTATCAAGAAATTCTCTCTAACATATCTCGTTACCAACAACAGCGATGTGGTTGATGAGCGTCGCTGGATAAGCAGTGTCGTTGAGCGTGGTGTTTTGGAAGTGGACGTTACTTTGAGGCCTCGTTGGCTAGGCCCTGTACATACTGATGAGGTTCACGGGAACTGCTTTCTTCCTTATCACCTCTTCAGGAGCAAGACACTGGTTAAGCTGCGTCTGGGAACAGATACTAATGTTGGAAAGCTTCCTCCTGATGTGTTTCTTCCAGCGCTTAAGAGTCTCTTCCTCGATACCATCATGTTTGACGACCAAGATCTCTCTGATGTGCTTCTTCCTGGTTGCCCAATGCTTGAGGAGTTAACTGTTGTTCACAAGACTGATTTTTATCCTAATTACAGGATATCGAGTCAGACAATCAAGAAGCTAACAGTTTTCTATTGTTATGATTTTGGAATTGATGATGGGTCTCGTATATCATTTGACGCCCCAAGTGTTGTCTCTCTCAACTACACTGACTATGCCTTGTATGAGTATCCACTTGTTAACTTGGGATCCTTAGTCAAAGCTAAGCTGGACATTTCTTATTCTAAAACAAATATCAAGAGGCCGGATTTATCGGGTCTCCTTGTAGGGATAAGCAACGTGGAGACTCTCCATCTTTCTCCCGATTCTACTGATGTAAGTCTTCTTTGTGTGTGTTTTTTTTTTTTTTAACTTACTTGATAAAACTCAGGACATTCTTGAAGCATATGTGTGTGTGTGTGTGTGTTTCAGTTGATTTCTCGATGTGTTAAACATGGACTAGTTTTACCGGTGTTTAACAATCTGGTTACCT
Proteins encoded:
- the LOC106309198 gene encoding SKP1-like protein 13, giving the protein MGEFRNGGFIEEICEDCSCRRQCAPAHSFTIHSLSLNSFISPQNLLTRKQPRSKEGKTMFTLESSDGFLFVVDEAVVLQSVILSPMVQDCASREYPITNVTGKILKLVIEYCKNHVVVDGGDSSSSSSDALKKWDDKFITQMDLSTVYDLLMAANYLNIKGLFDLACQRVADVIAACKDHKEIRAMFGLVNDFTAEEEAEVLKENEWAFD
- the LOC106311542 gene encoding F-box/LRR-repeat protein At1g06630-like, encoding MESKKLEMGSRDLISCLPREVLVEILSLLPTKLAASTSLLSKKWRYLFALVHSLDFDDTVLLQPPPEEGREELKESFRNFVDRRLALQCGCGSRIKKFSLTYLVTNNSDVVDERRWISSVVERGVLEVDVTLRPRWLGPVHTDEVHGNCFLPYHLFRSKTLVKLRLGTDTNVGKLPPDVFLPALKSLFLDTIMFDDQDLSDVLLPGCPMLEELTVVHKTDFYPNYRISSQTIKKLTVFYCYDFGIDDGSRISFDAPSVVSLNYTDYALYEYPLVNLGSLVKAKLDISYSKTNIKRPDLSGLLVGISNVETLHLSPDSTDLISRCVKHGLVLPVFNNLVTLSFGSKNKRGWKLLPYLLKHSPKLETLIIQGLDSYTGDVTIGLFQVKELHVVGYKGTAKELQHLKSLLAGTECIPKMQVEFPEDVVVDDAKMIQTRRDLFILVGVVSTDVAYFE